The segment GGCTTTAGGAAGCAGGAAAGGAGGCTTTCCCCGACCTGGCCGGACGGGGAGAGCAGCATGTTCTCCATGACCGTCATCTGAGTGGGATTCAGGCTCATCTGGAAAGTGCGGTAGAGGCCGAGCCGGGCTATTTTGAACGGAGGCATGCCGGTCACGTCCTCCCCCCGGAAACGAATGCTTCCCTCGTCCGAGGGCAGGAAGCCGGTGATGATGTTGAAGAGCGTGGATTTGCCCGAGCCGTTGGGTCCGATGAGCCCTGCCAGGGCTCCGGTCTCCACGCGCAGGTCCACGGAATCCAGGGCGGTTAGGCCGCCAAAGCGTTTGCTCACGTCCTGAATGTTAAGCAGCGTCTCGGCCATATAGCCTTCTCCTTTCGGGGAAGAGTCCCTTGGGCAGATAGAGGATGATGCAGATGATGAGCACGCCGATGAGGATCATGCGCAGCGGGCCCAGCAGGGAGGCATCCAGGGGAAGAATGTCGTCCAGGAATCGTGTGGAGTTGGAAAGCGCCACGATGACCACTGTGCCGAGGAGCGCGCCACGGTTGTTGCCCGCGCCGCCGAGGATGATCATGGCCCAGACCAGGAAGGTTTCCAGCGGCAGGAAGTAGTTGGGCGCGACAAAGGCGTTGTAGTGGGCGAAGAGCGCCCCGGCCACGCCGCCCAGGCCGCCGGCAACGGCCATGGCCCGAATGCGGAACCAGCGGACGTTCTTGCCCAGGGCAAGGGGAACCTCGTCGCCTTCACGGACCGCCTTGAGCACGCGCCCGAAGGGCGTCTTGAAGATGAACTCCGACAACAGGTAGGCCAGAAGCAGGGTGCACGCGGCGATGCCCAGGTAGGCAAGCTCGAAGTTCTGTCCGCTGAGCAGACCCTCCAGAGGCCGGGGAATGCCCGGAATGCCGTAGGAAGCGCCTATGTAGTCGCCTTTGATGGGTTCATTGAGAAAGATCAGCCTGGCGATTTCCGCGAAAGCCAGGGTGGAGATGGCCCAGTAGTCCTCCCGCAGGTTGGCGGTTGGCAGGGCCAGGACCACGCCGAACAGTCCGGCGAAGAGGGCCCCGCCGAGCATGCCGAGGGGGAATGGGAATCCGGAGAACATGACCAGGATGGAGGAGGCGTAGGCTCCGACCATGAAGTAGGCCACGTGCCCCAGGTTGACCAGCCCGGCCAAGCCGAACTGCAGATTCAGGCTCAGGGACAGGATGCCCCAGATGCAGGCCATGATGCCCAGGTAGATGAGAAAATCGATCATTTGGAGGTGCCTCCGAACAGGCCACTCGGCCGCCAAAGCAGCACCAGTATGAGCAGGACGAAGGGGGCGGCTTCCTTGTAGCCGGTGGGAATCTTCCAGAATTCCTTGGTGGTGAGGTCGAGCAGGTGGCCCAGCGGGGCGAAGTTGACCGCCAGCGCCACGTTCATGGCGAAGGCCACGATGGCCGCGCCGGCCATGGCTCCGCGCGGATTGCCGATGCCGCCCAAAAGCGCGGCGCAGAAGACCGGCACGATGATGGCGAAGCCGGTGTTGGGGTGGATCTGCGTTTCAAGCCCGATGAGAATGCCTCCCAGGGCGGCGAAACCCGCGCCGATGAACCAGACGATGCGCAGC is part of the Desulfohalovibrio reitneri genome and harbors:
- a CDS encoding branched-chain amino acid ABC transporter permease, whose protein sequence is MIDFLIYLGIMACIWGILSLSLNLQFGLAGLVNLGHVAYFMVGAYASSILVMFSGFPFPLGMLGGALFAGLFGVVLALPTANLREDYWAISTLAFAEIARLIFLNEPIKGDYIGASYGIPGIPRPLEGLLSGQNFELAYLGIAACTLLLAYLLSEFIFKTPFGRVLKAVREGDEVPLALGKNVRWFRIRAMAVAGGLGGVAGALFAHYNAFVAPNYFLPLETFLVWAMIILGGAGNNRGALLGTVVIVALSNSTRFLDDILPLDASLLGPLRMILIGVLIICIILYLPKGLFPERRRLYGRDAA